Proteins from one Oscillatoria nigro-viridis PCC 7112 genomic window:
- a CDS encoding PAS domain S-box protein codes for MKYLLDGCLHFVWTDRPIRQRGTVIIAIPMILLFGSLVAIAALRDSALQIRKRADTNKAILQETNRLITLVVDAETSVRGYGLTKRREFLSPYLEAKKSLPPLLAKLQVLVQESKLQPQGFEEIKKSTEQQINLLQNTLNKLDSSGTRMQSPEIIQVFARGKLNMDKLRAKINAFSDAVEAYQKSVDRQVGQLVDFINFVQFAGLLSGCLGAGASWYLFDSLEKELRKREAGLEESKSRIQAVVDNAADGIITLDARGNIESFNRAAEKIFGEKADRIIGSNLRGLIAQPQPHSSVGDYSVEYFVLHPDTTLKTYQQETVGLRQDGTKFPMELAVSEMRLANQHLFIAICRDARGRKQAEETLRKQAQILDLANDTIAVLDLNGAISYWNLGAKWLYGWRKSQAIGKNIHQLLQTEWIQPFEVIQKVFLEKGSWQGELVRTKKDGTKITVASRWTLQYDDRDRPVAILEISNDISDRKRSEIALAQSAQRFRATFEQAAVGMVQATVEGKFLLVNQKLCEILGYSRQELLEKRFQEITWHGDLASELELLRQLLAAEIENFSLEKRYIRKDGELVWANLTVSLLREQDGSQFLMSVVEDIRDRKQAEESLRLRAEELRWTAQNLAQTTNVLRKRNQELDQFAYVVSHDLKAPLRAIANLSSWIEEDLSESMTEDTLHQMNLLRGRVHRMEALIEGLLQYSRVGRIQVPSEMVKVENLLAEIIDSLAPPYGFEVKVEPGMPTFVTERLLLQQVFSNLISNAIKHNRSESGHLKISVKELDDFYEFSVEDDGPGIAPQYHDKVFVIFQTLEARDKVENTGIGLSLVKKIVEGQGGSISLESAEGEGATFRFTWPKQSISQDGK; via the coding sequence CGGAAACGAGCGTTAGGGGTTATGGGTTGACAAAGCGCCGCGAATTTCTCTCACCCTACTTAGAAGCCAAGAAGAGTTTGCCTCCGCTGCTGGCTAAACTCCAAGTATTGGTTCAAGAAAGCAAACTGCAACCTCAGGGATTTGAAGAAATTAAAAAAAGTACCGAACAGCAAATAAATTTATTGCAAAACACTTTGAATAAGCTGGACAGTTCGGGAACAAGGATGCAGTCGCCGGAAATAATTCAGGTGTTTGCTCGAGGCAAATTAAACATGGATAAGCTGCGCGCAAAAATTAATGCCTTTTCTGATGCCGTCGAAGCCTACCAGAAAAGTGTAGATCGGCAAGTAGGGCAGTTGGTAGATTTCATTAATTTTGTGCAATTTGCGGGTTTGCTTTCCGGCTGTTTGGGTGCAGGGGCTTCCTGGTATTTATTTGATAGTTTAGAGAAGGAATTGAGGAAGCGGGAAGCTGGCTTGGAAGAAAGTAAAAGCCGGATTCAAGCTGTGGTAGACAATGCGGCTGACGGTATTATTACTTTGGACGCACGGGGAAATATTGAGTCTTTTAATAGGGCAGCAGAAAAGATTTTTGGCGAGAAAGCCGATCGAATAATTGGCTCTAACTTGCGGGGGCTGATCGCTCAACCGCAGCCGCACAGCAGCGTGGGGGATTATTCGGTCGAATATTTTGTGTTACATCCAGATACTACCCTGAAGACTTACCAGCAAGAAACAGTTGGACTTCGACAGGACGGAACGAAGTTTCCGATGGAGTTAGCTGTCAGCGAAATGCGTCTGGCAAATCAACACTTGTTTATTGCGATTTGCCGCGATGCCAGAGGACGAAAACAAGCCGAGGAAACTCTGCGAAAGCAAGCACAAATTCTGGATTTGGCCAACGATACGATCGCGGTACTAGACTTGAATGGGGCAATTTCTTATTGGAATTTGGGGGCGAAGTGGCTCTACGGGTGGCGGAAGTCGCAAGCAATAGGAAAAAATATTCACCAGCTTTTACAAACAGAATGGATCCAACCTTTTGAGGTAATTCAAAAAGTATTTTTAGAGAAGGGTTCTTGGCAAGGAGAACTGGTGCGAACTAAGAAAGACGGCACAAAAATAACGGTGGCAAGCCGGTGGACTTTGCAGTACGACGATCGAGATCGGCCAGTCGCTATTTTGGAAATCAGCAACGATATTAGCGATCGCAAACGCTCAGAAATTGCTTTAGCCCAAAGCGCGCAGCGGTTTCGCGCTACTTTTGAGCAGGCGGCAGTCGGCATGGTTCAAGCGACTGTGGAAGGCAAATTTCTGTTAGTCAATCAAAAACTTTGCGAAATTTTGGGCTACAGCCGGCAAGAATTGCTGGAGAAAAGATTTCAGGAGATTACTTGGCATGGAGATTTGGCAAGCGAACTGGAACTTTTGCGCCAATTGTTAGCAGCAGAAATTGAAAATTTCTCTCTGGAAAAGCGCTACATCCGCAAAGACGGAGAGTTGGTGTGGGCAAACTTGACGGTTTCGCTGCTGCGAGAACAAGATGGCAGTCAATTTCTGATGAGTGTGGTTGAAGATATTAGGGATCGCAAACAAGCAGAGGAATCGCTGCGGTTGCGCGCTGAAGAATTGAGGTGGACAGCCCAAAATCTGGCTCAAACGACGAATGTTTTAAGAAAGCGGAATCAAGAATTAGACCAGTTTGCTTATGTAGTTTCTCACGATTTGAAAGCGCCGCTCAGGGCGATCGCCAATCTCAGCAGTTGGATAGAAGAAGACCTCAGCGAGTCGATGACAGAGGATACTCTGCACCAAATGAACCTGCTGCGCGGCAGAGTTCACAGGATGGAAGCTTTGATTGAAGGACTGCTGCAATATTCCCGCGTCGGACGGATTCAAGTGCCTTCAGAAATGGTAAAAGTTGAGAATTTATTAGCCGAAATTATTGATTCGTTGGCGCCGCCGTATGGATTTGAGGTGAAAGTTGAACCGGGAATGCCAACTTTTGTGACAGAAAGATTGCTGTTGCAGCAGGTTTTTTCTAATTTAATTAGCAACGCAATTAAGCACAACCGATCTGAATCGGGTCATTTAAAAATCTCGGTTAAAGAGTTAGATGATTTTTACGAGTTTTCTGTAGAGGATGACGGGCCGGGGATTGCTCCTCAATATCACGATAAAGTTTTTGTAATTTTTCAGACCTTGGAAGCTCGCGATAAAGTTGAAAATACTGGGATTGGTTTGTCGCTGGTGAAAAAAATTGTCGAAGGTCAAGGGGGCAGTATTTCCCTAGAATCTGCCGAAGGTGAGGGAGCAACTTTTCGGTTTACTTGGCCGAAGCAATCTATTAGCCAAGACGGAAAATAA
- a CDS encoding VOC family protein yields the protein MQTTENNVKIALAPGNLRRVHHIALNVRDMKASRHFYGTILGLHELTGAEIPASLTEMVAAGKVANFVTPDGTVIDLFWQPDLEPPNPDPEKAFTRANHLAFDIDPDLFDRALEVLKSNQIAIDSGPVTRATGRGIYFYDPDGFIIEIRCDAV from the coding sequence ATGCAAACTACCGAAAACAACGTCAAAATTGCCCTCGCGCCGGGGAATTTGCGCCGCGTTCACCATATCGCTTTAAACGTGCGGGATATGAAAGCTTCCCGTCACTTCTACGGTACAATTCTCGGGCTGCACGAACTAACAGGTGCAGAAATTCCCGCAAGTTTAACAGAAATGGTGGCCGCTGGTAAAGTCGCTAATTTCGTTACCCCAGACGGTACTGTTATTGACTTATTTTGGCAGCCCGACTTAGAACCGCCAAACCCAGACCCGGAGAAAGCTTTTACCCGCGCCAACCACTTAGCCTTCGATATCGATCCGGATTTGTTCGATCGCGCTCTGGAAGTGCTAAAGTCAAATCAAATTGCGATCGATAGCGGCCCCGTCACTCGCGCTACAGGGCGCGGCATTTACTTTTACGATCCTGATGGATTTATCATCGAAATCCGTTGTGATGCAGTTTAA